A single genomic interval of Streptomyces sp. 1222.5 harbors:
- a CDS encoding xanthine dehydrogenase family protein subunit M translates to MREFGYQRASDVAGAVALLGADPDTRFLGGGTNLVDLMKTGVERPNRLIDIRELPLDEIESTPDGGLRIGATVTNGDLAAHPEVRRRYPALAQAVLAGASGQLRNMATVGGNLLQRTRCGYFTDITAPCNKRVPGSGCPALEGDHHNHAILGASDHCVAVHPSDMAVALTAFDAVVHYEAPDGPGELPLGEFYLPVGDTPHLETALPVGALITGVTLPPVPVAAGSRYRKVRERASYAFAIGSLAAALDVRDGVVRDARLALGAVASRPWRALAAERVLIGAPADATTFAAAADAELAAARPLPHNGYKVALMRNLVVAELTRLTEESAR, encoded by the coding sequence ATGAGGGAGTTCGGCTACCAGCGCGCGTCCGACGTGGCCGGCGCCGTCGCCCTGCTCGGCGCGGACCCGGACACCCGCTTCCTCGGCGGCGGCACCAACCTCGTCGACCTCATGAAGACCGGTGTCGAACGGCCGAACCGGCTCATCGACATCCGCGAACTGCCCCTCGACGAGATCGAATCCACACCCGACGGCGGCCTGCGCATCGGCGCCACCGTCACCAACGGCGACCTGGCCGCCCACCCCGAGGTCCGGCGGCGCTACCCGGCGCTGGCACAGGCGGTGCTGGCCGGGGCCTCCGGCCAGCTGCGCAACATGGCCACGGTCGGCGGCAACCTGCTCCAGCGCACCCGCTGCGGCTACTTCACCGACATCACCGCGCCCTGCAACAAGCGGGTACCCGGCAGCGGCTGCCCCGCCCTGGAGGGCGACCACCACAACCACGCGATCCTGGGCGCGTCCGACCACTGCGTGGCCGTACACCCCTCGGACATGGCCGTCGCCCTCACCGCCTTCGACGCCGTCGTGCACTACGAAGCCCCCGACGGGCCGGGGGAGTTGCCGCTCGGCGAGTTCTACCTGCCCGTCGGCGACACCCCGCACCTGGAGACCGCCCTGCCCGTCGGCGCGCTGATCACCGGCGTCACGCTGCCGCCCGTCCCGGTCGCCGCCGGCTCCCGCTACCGCAAGGTCCGCGAGCGTGCCTCGTACGCGTTCGCCATCGGCTCCCTCGCCGCCGCGCTCGACGTCCGCGACGGCGTCGTCCGGGACGCGCGCCTGGCGCTCGGCGCGGTCGCCTCCCGTCCCTGGCGCGCCCTGGCAGCCGAACGCGTCCTCATCGGCGCTCCGGCCGACGCCACGACCTTCGCGGCAGCGGCGGACGCCGAACTGGCGGCGGCCAGGCCGCTGCCGCACAACGGATACAAGGTGGCCCTCATGCGCAACCTCGTGGTGGCCGAGCTGACCCGACTCACCGAGGAGTCCGCCCGATGA
- a CDS encoding DoxX family membrane protein, whose amino-acid sequence MNENRIPRRPPGPADAHATNASTSSAADWGLLLLRLTFGLLMAAHGAQKLFGLFGGGGLTATGQAFAGLGYRPGKVFAVIGGGSEFLGGLGLALGLLTPLAAAALIGTMINAMVTVTGAHGLWDEDGGVEYNVCIAVAALAVAAIGPGRLSVDHYLPWGRGGWPEAAVALGLGGVGAAVTLGL is encoded by the coding sequence ATGAACGAGAATCGCATTCCGCGCCGTCCGCCAGGTCCGGCGGACGCGCACGCCACGAACGCATCGACGTCGTCCGCCGCGGACTGGGGCCTGCTGCTTCTGCGGCTGACCTTCGGGCTGCTGATGGCCGCGCACGGCGCGCAGAAACTGTTCGGACTCTTCGGCGGCGGCGGCCTGACGGCGACCGGTCAGGCCTTCGCCGGGCTCGGATACCGCCCGGGGAAGGTCTTCGCCGTCATCGGCGGCGGGTCCGAGTTCCTCGGCGGACTCGGCCTGGCCCTCGGGTTGCTGACGCCGCTCGCGGCCGCCGCGCTGATCGGCACGATGATCAACGCGATGGTGACCGTCACCGGCGCCCACGGTCTCTGGGACGAGGACGGCGGTGTGGAGTACAACGTCTGCATCGCCGTGGCCGCCCTGGCCGTCGCGGCCATCGGTCCCGGCCGCCTCTCCGTCGACCACTACCTCCCCTGGGGCCGCGGCGGCTGGCCCGAGGCCGCGGTCGCCCTCGGCCTGGGCGGGGTCGGAGCGGCGGTCACCTTGGGCCTGTGA
- a CDS encoding TetR/AcrR family transcriptional regulator, producing MPQKKDAPLRSDAQRNRERILEVALTELTRCADAPLSAIAKKAGVGQGTFYRNFPNREALVLEIYRHEMQQVADSACHLLRTRPPERALRAWMDRLAEFAMAKAGLADAIRQVTGAPGGPAKPEPTPVAAAADLLLRANEEAGTIRPGVTADDLLLAIAGLWQLAPHEDWQPRAARLFDLVMDGLRTGAPEG from the coding sequence GTGCCGCAGAAGAAGGACGCACCCCTGCGCTCGGACGCCCAGCGCAACCGTGAACGCATCCTGGAAGTGGCACTCACCGAGCTGACGCGCTGCGCGGACGCCCCGCTGAGCGCGATCGCGAAAAAGGCCGGCGTCGGGCAGGGCACGTTCTACCGCAACTTCCCCAACCGCGAGGCACTGGTCCTCGAGATCTACCGGCACGAGATGCAGCAGGTCGCCGACAGCGCCTGCCACTTGCTGCGGACCAGGCCGCCCGAGCGTGCGCTGCGGGCCTGGATGGACCGGCTGGCGGAGTTCGCCATGGCCAAGGCCGGCCTGGCCGACGCGATCCGGCAGGTCACCGGTGCCCCGGGCGGACCGGCGAAGCCGGAGCCCACACCGGTCGCCGCCGCGGCGGACCTCCTCCTGCGCGCCAACGAGGAGGCCGGCACCATCCGCCCGGGCGTCACCGCCGACGACCTCCTCCTCGCCATAGCGGGCCTCTGGCAGCTCGCTCCGCACGAGGACTGGCAGCCACGCGCCGCCCGCCTCTTCGACCTCGTCATGGACGGCCTGCGCACGGGGGCGCCCGAGGGCTGA
- a CDS encoding (2Fe-2S)-binding protein has protein sequence MALSTSSVITLKINGEKYTLPVDHRTTLLDALRERLDLTGSKKGCDQGQCGACTVLLDGRRTVSCLQLAVAAEGHEITTVEGLAEGERLHPVQQAFLDLDGYQCGYCTPGQICSAIGVIEEHAAGWPSAVTDDVRPEAGPPPLTADEIRERMSGNLCRCGAYVSIVEAVARAAAAGTSADTHGRAPAGSATDAEGAVA, from the coding sequence ATGGCCCTATCGACGTCCAGTGTCATCACCTTGAAGATCAACGGCGAGAAGTACACACTGCCCGTCGACCACCGCACCACGCTGCTCGACGCCCTGCGTGAGCGCCTCGATCTGACCGGTTCCAAAAAGGGCTGTGACCAGGGGCAATGTGGTGCCTGCACCGTTCTGCTCGACGGGCGCCGAACGGTCTCCTGCCTGCAACTGGCCGTGGCGGCCGAAGGCCACGAGATCACCACGGTCGAAGGACTGGCCGAGGGCGAGCGGCTGCACCCCGTGCAGCAGGCATTCCTCGACCTGGACGGCTACCAGTGCGGCTACTGCACCCCCGGACAGATCTGCTCGGCGATCGGGGTGATCGAGGAGCACGCCGCCGGCTGGCCGAGCGCCGTCACCGACGACGTCAGGCCCGAAGCGGGACCACCGCCCCTGACCGCCGACGAGATCCGAGAACGGATGAGCGGCAATCTGTGCCGCTGCGGCGCCTATGTCTCGATCGTCGAGGCGGTGGCCCGCGCGGCCGCGGCCGGCACGAGCGCGGACACCCACGGACGGGCGCCCGCCGGCTCCGCGACCGACGCCGAGGGGGCTGTGGCATGA
- a CDS encoding tetratricopeptide repeat protein, translating into MADEVRIRLLGGFAVAVEDRPVAAGAWRLRKARSLLKLLCLAPGHRIHREQVYDLLWPGLDRSAASNNLHQVLYAVRRALAATGAPGEVVVLRDDMVVLGPEGGVRVDLDAFDEASRRASDGGGTAAYRAALDLAGPGLLPEDRYEAWAGEAAEALERRRAALLLGLAEALEQDHDTAGALDVLRTLVAGDPLHEPGHRALMRVLAEAGRRREALAVYESLRDALRRDTGADPDPQTRGLYRALLADSVEPPKEPAPLRHRLPAPATALIGREREMAEIVRSLGCGRLLTLTGAGGCGKTRLALAVAARRGGDFRDGACFVDLAGLAEPDLVPEAVATALGLPLPPSGGSRQALVAQLTGRELLLVLDNCEHLVDACAALASQVIARCPGVVVLATSREPLRSYGERTFRVPSLGLPDPHRLPSVAELGRFASVRLFTERAAQADPGFRLTDRNATAVAQICFRLDGMPLALELAAARVHVLAPRQIAERLDDALVLLGRGDRRGVTRQETLLATLEWSHRLLDEEEQRLFRRLAVFVGGFSLAAAEQVCADGADEGAVLDVLDRLADKSLVSVEPRQDEVRYRLLETIRQYAAGRLRAAGEAAATEVRHRRFYLALAESWDREPPAGVPAATSLELEADHGNLRAALRSLLRDEPDGALRLAVALRSFWAERGLLAEGRRWLEDALAAAPDPSPQRARALMGRAVLAIRLGDGAPLEEIAEQIVAVHRGRPDPAALASAHCQRAILLWMRGSWERARTALDVARALALEAGEPSVLAAAAHLAGVWAVCRGEGAAAREAAGESLRLLEDVKTGCRPFFPVITPGYTVEEAASGQVSLYFEETVLAGRAVGPSRARGHALANLAWACRLDGDTGAATTAAERGVDCFRGLGDPYGESLALNTLGNVLRGAGDPEAAGPCLDAALAIRRRLGDRREEGITLGCLGLLRLAGGETGAARTAFTRALAGFEETDDLPGTINGLLHLGLVARASGDPVRARTLLGRARELEHVAGSTSAAGWVCLMLARLQEQAGQHRAAEATAARAGELFAGLGDARGTAALRRTMPRAAGGKAAAE; encoded by the coding sequence ATGGCCGACGAGGTACGCATCCGGCTCCTCGGCGGGTTCGCGGTGGCGGTCGAGGACCGCCCGGTCGCCGCCGGGGCGTGGCGCCTGCGCAAGGCCCGCAGCCTGCTGAAACTGCTCTGCCTGGCACCCGGCCACCGGATACACCGCGAACAGGTCTACGACCTGCTGTGGCCCGGCCTCGACCGGTCGGCGGCGTCGAACAACTTGCACCAGGTGCTGTACGCGGTGCGCCGCGCGCTGGCCGCCACGGGAGCGCCGGGTGAGGTCGTGGTGCTCCGCGACGACATGGTGGTCCTCGGCCCGGAGGGCGGCGTACGGGTCGACCTCGACGCCTTCGACGAGGCGTCCCGGCGGGCCTCCGACGGTGGCGGCACCGCGGCCTACCGCGCCGCACTCGACCTGGCCGGGCCCGGTCTGCTGCCGGAGGACCGGTACGAGGCCTGGGCGGGCGAGGCGGCCGAGGCGCTGGAGAGACGGCGCGCGGCCCTGCTGCTCGGCCTCGCCGAGGCGCTGGAGCAGGATCACGACACGGCCGGGGCCCTCGACGTACTGCGGACCCTGGTGGCCGGGGATCCCCTGCACGAACCCGGTCACCGGGCTCTGATGCGCGTCCTGGCCGAGGCGGGGCGGCGCCGGGAGGCGCTGGCCGTGTACGAGAGTCTGCGGGACGCGCTCCGGCGCGACACCGGCGCCGACCCCGACCCGCAGACGCGCGGGCTCTACCGTGCGCTGCTGGCCGACTCGGTCGAGCCCCCAAAGGAGCCGGCGCCCCTTCGGCACCGGCTGCCGGCACCGGCCACCGCGCTCATCGGGCGGGAACGGGAGATGGCGGAGATCGTACGGTCCCTGGGGTGCGGCAGGTTGCTCACCCTCACCGGGGCCGGTGGTTGCGGCAAGACCCGGCTGGCGCTCGCCGTGGCTGCCCGCCGGGGCGGCGACTTCCGGGACGGTGCCTGCTTCGTGGACCTGGCCGGGCTGGCGGAGCCGGACCTCGTGCCCGAGGCGGTCGCGACCGCTCTGGGGCTCCCCCTGCCGCCGTCGGGCGGGAGCCGGCAGGCGCTGGTGGCCCAGCTGACCGGACGGGAGCTGCTGCTGGTGCTGGACAACTGCGAGCACCTCGTCGACGCGTGCGCCGCCCTGGCCTCCCAGGTCATCGCGCGCTGTCCGGGCGTCGTCGTCCTCGCGACCAGCCGGGAGCCGTTGCGCAGCTACGGGGAGCGGACCTTCCGGGTGCCCTCGCTGGGGCTGCCGGATCCGCACCGGCTGCCGTCCGTGGCGGAATTGGGCCGCTTCGCCTCCGTACGGCTGTTCACGGAGCGCGCGGCGCAGGCGGACCCGGGGTTCCGGCTGACCGACCGGAACGCCACCGCCGTCGCGCAGATCTGCTTCCGGCTCGACGGCATGCCGCTGGCCCTCGAACTCGCGGCGGCCCGGGTGCACGTGCTGGCGCCGCGGCAGATCGCCGAACGGCTCGACGACGCCCTGGTCCTCCTCGGCCGGGGCGACCGGCGGGGCGTGACCCGGCAGGAGACGCTGCTGGCCACCCTGGAGTGGAGCCATCGCCTGCTCGACGAGGAGGAACAGCGCCTGTTCCGCCGGCTCGCGGTGTTCGTGGGCGGGTTCTCGCTGGCCGCCGCCGAGCAGGTGTGCGCGGACGGCGCGGACGAAGGCGCCGTCCTGGACGTCCTCGACCGGCTGGCCGACAAGTCCCTGGTGTCGGTGGAACCCCGGCAGGACGAGGTGCGCTACCGGCTGCTGGAGACCATCCGCCAGTACGCCGCGGGCCGGCTGCGGGCCGCCGGGGAGGCGGCGGCGACCGAGGTCCGGCACCGGCGTTTCTACCTGGCGCTCGCCGAGTCCTGGGACCGCGAGCCGCCCGCGGGGGTGCCGGCCGCCACGTCGCTGGAGCTGGAGGCCGACCACGGCAATCTGCGGGCCGCCCTGCGCTCCCTCCTGCGCGACGAACCGGACGGCGCGCTGCGGCTGGCCGTCGCCCTGCGGTCGTTCTGGGCCGAACGGGGACTGCTCGCCGAGGGCCGGCGATGGCTGGAGGACGCCCTGGCCGCCGCGCCGGACCCGTCCCCGCAGAGGGCACGGGCGCTGATGGGACGGGCCGTGCTGGCGATCCGCCTGGGTGACGGCGCCCCGCTGGAGGAGATCGCCGAGCAGATCGTGGCGGTGCACCGGGGACGCCCGGACCCGGCGGCGCTGGCGTCCGCCCACTGCCAGCGGGCCATCCTGCTCTGGATGCGCGGCTCGTGGGAGCGGGCCCGCACCGCCCTCGACGTCGCGCGCGCCCTCGCCCTGGAAGCGGGTGAGCCGTCGGTCCTCGCCGCCGCCGCGCATCTCGCGGGCGTCTGGGCCGTCTGCCGCGGTGAGGGCGCGGCGGCCCGGGAGGCAGCCGGGGAGAGCCTGCGGCTGCTGGAGGACGTCAAAACCGGCTGCCGGCCCTTCTTCCCGGTCATCACACCGGGTTACACGGTCGAGGAGGCCGCGTCCGGACAGGTCTCGCTGTACTTCGAGGAGACGGTGCTGGCCGGCCGAGCGGTGGGCCCGTCCCGCGCCCGCGGCCACGCCCTGGCGAACCTCGCGTGGGCGTGCCGCCTCGACGGGGACACCGGCGCCGCCACGACGGCGGCGGAACGCGGTGTCGACTGCTTCCGCGGGCTGGGCGACCCGTACGGCGAGTCCCTGGCCCTGAACACGCTCGGCAACGTCCTGCGCGGCGCGGGCGATCCGGAGGCCGCCGGCCCGTGCCTGGACGCTGCGCTGGCGATCAGGCGCCGCCTCGGGGACCGGCGCGAGGAGGGCATCACCCTCGGCTGCCTGGGGCTGCTCCGGCTGGCCGGTGGTGAAACCGGCGCCGCCCGGACCGCCTTCACCCGGGCCCTCGCGGGCTTCGAGGAGACCGACGATCTCCCGGGCACCATCAACGGCCTGCTGCACCTGGGGCTCGTCGCCCGGGCCTCCGGCGACCCGGTACGCGCCCGTACCCTCCTCGGCCGTGCCCGGGAGCTGGAGCACGTCGCCGGGTCGACGTCCGCCGCCGGCTGGGTCTGCCTGATGCTGGCGCGGTTGCAGGAGCAGGCGGGGCAGCACCGGGCGGCCGAGGCGACGGCCGCCCGGGCCGGCGAGTTGTTCGCCGGCCTCGGCGACGCCCGGGGAACGGCCGCCCTGCGCCGCACGATGCCACGGGCGGCCGGCGGCAAAGCCGCTGCTGAGTGA
- a CDS encoding SpoIIE family protein phosphatase/ATP-binding protein: protein MSGRSRRSWARAALPLGWRRSSGPPRGPGPSRGRRFTSPLSIRTLAAQVFLLQALIVLVLVAVASAALVVQGRYDGEQSAREKSLAAAEAFAHAPGTALALRSPGAGVRLQQAAEEAEKAAGVDFITVLDPKGVRLADTDPALIGKKAEGVGPAAAGEAFTETYHGQPSDAVRAVVPVTDASRRVVGMVSAGIQYANLAHVLNDQLPILLGAAAGALLLATGGTALVSRRLLRQTHGLGPAEMTRMYEHHDAVLHAVREGVLIIGGDGRVLLANDEAHRLLDLPEDADGRKLNELKLGPGLRRLLLSGESASDEVTPAGDRLLAVNTRLIGPDGDAQGLVATFRDTTELRALSGQAELARGRLSFLYEAGMRIGTTLDVRRTAEELSEVAVPRLADVVTVELLDSVLRGEEPTGAVRQMRRTALRASRSGTPLQPVGEVIRFVMADTPSVAALRRGKAVLVPTLHDAQDWRAQDPDGARRVLDSGIHSLITVPLRARGVVLGMVNFWRAADSPRFEEGDVAVAEELVARAAVAIDNARRYGREHAMAVTLQRNLLPLGLPEQDALEIASRYLPARSGVGGDWFDVIPLPGFRVALVVGDIVGHGLQAAVTMGRLRTAVLNFSSLDLTPDELLGHLDEMVTRLDTPTAHEDDRAPLTGATCLYAIYDPVGGHCTLSRAGHLAPAVVDPEGRVTFPDLPLSPPLGVGGHPFETGELDLPEGSRLVLFTDGLIESRDRDIDEGLDMLRSTVAHADQTPEETCRALMTTMLPEHPSDDVALLVARTRLLDPSRVATWDVPFDTTAVSRTRTEVSTRLADWGLEEQAFSTELILSELLTNAIRYGAPPGRVRILLGSTLVCEVSDGSNTSPRLRRAGSNDEGGRGLFLVSQFADSWGTRYVAKGKVIWAEQVLGRAPEPDLPVLFDEIAF, encoded by the coding sequence ATGAGCGGACGTTCCCGCCGGTCATGGGCGAGAGCGGCGCTGCCGCTCGGCTGGCGGCGGTCGTCCGGACCGCCCCGCGGTCCAGGGCCGTCACGCGGACGCCGCTTCACATCACCTTTGAGCATCCGCACGCTCGCCGCGCAGGTCTTTCTGCTCCAGGCCCTCATCGTGCTGGTGCTCGTCGCCGTGGCGTCCGCCGCCCTGGTGGTGCAGGGCCGCTACGACGGCGAGCAGAGCGCCCGGGAGAAGTCGCTGGCCGCCGCCGAGGCGTTCGCGCACGCACCCGGTACGGCGCTCGCCCTGCGGTCACCGGGCGCCGGCGTACGGCTCCAGCAGGCGGCGGAGGAGGCGGAGAAGGCCGCCGGAGTCGACTTCATCACCGTCCTCGACCCCAAGGGTGTCCGGCTCGCCGACACCGACCCGGCCCTCATCGGCAAGAAGGCCGAGGGTGTCGGGCCGGCCGCCGCGGGCGAGGCGTTCACCGAGACGTACCACGGGCAGCCCAGCGACGCCGTGCGCGCGGTCGTCCCCGTGACGGACGCGAGCAGGCGCGTGGTCGGCATGGTCAGCGCCGGTATCCAGTACGCCAACCTCGCCCACGTGCTGAACGACCAGCTGCCCATCCTGCTCGGGGCGGCGGCCGGGGCACTGCTGCTCGCGACCGGCGGCACCGCGCTCGTCAGCCGCCGGCTGCTGCGGCAGACCCACGGGCTCGGCCCGGCCGAGATGACCAGGATGTACGAGCACCACGACGCCGTGCTGCACGCGGTGCGCGAAGGCGTCCTGATCATCGGCGGCGACGGACGCGTGCTGCTCGCCAACGACGAGGCACACCGGCTGCTGGACCTGCCCGAGGACGCCGACGGGCGCAAGCTGAACGAGCTGAAGCTGGGGCCCGGACTGCGACGGCTGCTGCTGTCAGGGGAGTCCGCGTCCGACGAGGTGACTCCGGCGGGCGACCGGCTGCTGGCGGTGAACACCCGGCTCATCGGACCGGACGGCGATGCCCAGGGCCTCGTCGCCACCTTCCGGGACACCACCGAGCTGAGGGCCCTATCCGGGCAGGCCGAGCTGGCGCGGGGCCGGCTGTCGTTCCTGTACGAGGCCGGGATGCGGATCGGCACCACGCTCGACGTGCGGCGCACCGCAGAGGAGCTCTCCGAGGTGGCCGTCCCGCGGCTGGCCGACGTCGTCACGGTGGAACTCCTCGACTCCGTGCTGCGCGGCGAGGAGCCCACGGGAGCGGTGCGCCAGATGCGGCGCACCGCGCTGCGCGCCTCCCGGTCGGGGACGCCGCTGCAACCGGTGGGCGAGGTGATCCGCTTCGTGATGGCGGACACGCCGAGCGTGGCGGCCCTGCGCCGCGGCAAGGCCGTCCTGGTGCCGACACTGCACGACGCCCAGGACTGGCGGGCCCAGGACCCGGACGGGGCCCGGCGAGTGCTGGATTCCGGCATCCACTCACTGATCACGGTGCCGCTCCGCGCCCGCGGGGTGGTACTCGGCATGGTCAACTTCTGGCGGGCCGCCGACTCCCCCCGGTTCGAGGAGGGCGACGTCGCCGTGGCCGAGGAACTGGTCGCCCGGGCCGCCGTCGCGATCGACAACGCCCGCCGGTACGGCCGTGAGCACGCCATGGCGGTGACCCTCCAGCGCAACCTGCTGCCCCTCGGCCTGCCGGAACAGGACGCGCTGGAGATCGCCTCGCGCTATCTGCCCGCGCGCTCCGGTGTGGGCGGAGACTGGTTCGACGTCATCCCGCTGCCCGGCTTCCGGGTGGCCCTGGTCGTCGGCGACATCGTCGGACACGGGCTGCAGGCCGCGGTCACCATGGGCCGGCTGCGCACCGCCGTGCTGAACTTCTCCTCCCTCGACCTGACCCCCGACGAACTGCTCGGGCACCTCGACGAGATGGTCACCCGCCTCGACACGCCGACGGCACACGAGGACGACCGCGCACCGCTCACGGGCGCCACCTGCCTCTACGCCATCTACGACCCCGTCGGCGGGCACTGCACCCTCTCCCGCGCAGGCCACCTCGCGCCCGCCGTGGTGGACCCCGAAGGCCGAGTGACCTTCCCCGACCTGCCGCTGTCCCCGCCCCTGGGCGTCGGCGGACACCCCTTCGAGACGGGCGAGCTGGACCTCCCCGAGGGCAGCCGGCTCGTCCTGTTCACCGACGGCCTCATCGAGAGCCGCGACCGGGACATCGACGAGGGACTGGACATGCTCCGCTCCACCGTCGCGCACGCCGACCAGACCCCGGAGGAGACCTGCCGCGCCCTCATGACGACGATGCTGCCCGAGCACCCCAGTGACGACGTGGCGCTGCTGGTGGCCCGGACCCGGCTGCTCGACCCGTCCCGCGTCGCGACCTGGGACGTACCGTTCGACACCACGGCCGTGTCCCGGACCCGCACCGAGGTGAGCACGCGACTCGCCGACTGGGGGCTGGAGGAGCAGGCGTTCAGCACGGAACTGATCCTCAGCGAGCTCCTCACCAACGCCATCCGCTACGGCGCCCCGCCGGGCCGGGTCAGGATCCTGCTGGGCAGCACCCTCGTCTGCGAGGTCTCCGACGGCAGCAACACCTCGCCCCGGCTGCGCCGCGCGGGATCCAACGACGAGGGAGGGCGCGGGCTGTTCCTGGTGTCCCAGTTCGCGGACAGCTGGGGGACACGGTACGTGGCGAAGGGCAAGGTCATCTGGGCCGAGCAGGTACTGGGCCGCGCCCCGGAACCGGACCTGCCCGTGCTGTTCGACGAGATCGCCTTCTGA
- a CDS encoding FAD-binding oxidoreductase: MSIDTAKGVLGDATIAELEAGLRGTVVRPDDADYDRARAVWNGCHDKHPALIVRCAGTADVIRAVEFARSQDLLVAVRGGSHSIAGFSTCDDGIVIDLSAMKGAVVDPVRRRVVAQPGMTWGDLDHETQAFGLAVTGGLVSTTGISGFTLGGGVGWLLRRHGLASDNLTAAEVVTADGRVVRADAREHPELFWALRGGGGNFGVVTSLEYQLHPVGPQILGGLIVYPLDQARQVVTGWRDLIGGMPDELTTLVNLMTAPPLPFLPEEVHGTRVAVVLGMYAGAPAAGEAAVAPLRALGTPVADLMGPMPYTGMQSMIDPLWAAGAQNYFTSAFIEPSDAALDAVLRRHLTTPTPNSELHLHQLGGAFARMPADATAFSQRDAGVLCNVVARSPDATDFDSHIAWARSTREEIARHGRGAMYVNFTGDAAEDKVRASYPDAVHRRLVAVKDTYDPANVFRLNQNIRPSKTS; the protein is encoded by the coding sequence ATGTCGATCGACACGGCAAAGGGGGTCCTGGGGGACGCCACGATCGCCGAGCTGGAGGCGGGCCTGCGCGGCACCGTCGTGCGTCCCGACGACGCCGACTACGACCGGGCCCGCGCGGTCTGGAACGGGTGCCACGACAAGCACCCGGCCCTGATCGTGCGCTGCGCCGGGACGGCCGACGTGATCCGCGCCGTCGAGTTCGCCCGCAGCCAGGACCTGCTCGTCGCCGTGCGCGGCGGCTCGCACAGCATCGCCGGGTTCTCCACCTGCGACGACGGCATCGTCATCGACCTGTCCGCCATGAAGGGCGCGGTCGTCGACCCCGTGCGGCGCCGGGTGGTCGCCCAGCCGGGCATGACCTGGGGGGACCTCGACCACGAGACCCAGGCGTTCGGGCTCGCCGTGACCGGTGGCCTGGTGTCCACGACCGGCATCTCCGGCTTCACCCTCGGCGGCGGGGTGGGCTGGCTGCTGCGGCGCCACGGCCTGGCCTCCGACAACCTGACGGCGGCCGAGGTCGTGACGGCGGACGGCCGCGTGGTGCGCGCGGACGCGCGGGAGCACCCGGAGCTGTTCTGGGCCCTTCGGGGCGGCGGCGGGAACTTCGGTGTCGTGACCTCCCTGGAGTACCAGCTGCACCCGGTCGGGCCGCAGATCCTAGGCGGCCTGATCGTCTACCCCCTGGATCAGGCCCGGCAGGTCGTCACGGGCTGGCGGGACCTGATCGGCGGCATGCCCGACGAGCTGACGACGCTGGTCAACCTGATGACGGCGCCTCCCCTGCCGTTCCTGCCCGAGGAGGTGCACGGCACCAGGGTCGCGGTGGTGCTCGGGATGTACGCGGGCGCCCCGGCCGCCGGCGAGGCGGCGGTGGCTCCGCTGCGGGCGCTGGGCACCCCCGTCGCCGACCTCATGGGCCCGATGCCGTACACGGGCATGCAGTCGATGATCGATCCGCTCTGGGCGGCCGGTGCGCAGAACTACTTCACGTCCGCGTTCATCGAGCCTTCCGACGCCGCGCTCGACGCCGTCCTGCGCCGGCACCTGACGACACCCACGCCGAACAGCGAGCTGCATCTGCACCAGCTGGGCGGTGCCTTCGCCCGGATGCCCGCCGACGCCACCGCCTTCAGCCAGCGGGACGCGGGCGTGCTGTGCAACGTCGTCGCGCGCTCCCCCGACGCGACGGATTTCGACTCGCACATCGCCTGGGCCCGGAGCACCCGCGAGGAGATCGCCCGCCATGGCCGCGGGGCCATGTACGTCAACTTCACGGGCGACGCCGCCGAGGACAAGGTGCGCGCCTCGTACCCGGACGCCGTCCACCGGCGGCTCGTCGCCGTCAAGGACACCTACGACCCGGCCAACGTGTTCCGGCTCAACCAGAACATCCGCCCCTCGAAGACGAGTTGA